The genomic DNA TGAAGACCTGTCCGGGACGTTCGGCAAGGTTGAGAAGGAGTTTGAACTCTGTTGGTGTAAAGACTACGATGGAGCCGTTTTTTATAACCTCAAAACGCGATTCATCGATTATAAGGTTGTTATTGTTAAAGCTGATCTTCTTTTTTATACCTTTACTTCTTCGCAGCAGGGCCTTGACCCTTGCCACGAGCTCCCGTGGGCTGAAGGGCTTTACCACATAGTCATCAGCCCCGATGCCGAGCCCTTTTATCCTCTCTTCCTCTTCGCTCTTTGCAGTGAGCATGATGATCGGTATTTCGGAGTCTTCCCTGATTGCCTGACAGATGTCCTCACCAGGCATGTCCGGGAGCATCAGGTCGAGTATTATAAGGTCAACCCCGTCTTTAAGCAACTTTAAAGCACGCTGTCCCGTTTCTGCAACGGCTACCTTGAACCTTTCGTTTTCAAGATATGCCTTGACGATATCCGCTATCTTTTTTTCATCTTCTACTATTAGTATCCTGTATCCCTGCATATTACTTATAATACCATAAAAAGCATGAAGTAGTTGTGAAGGAGAGACGTTACAG from Nitrospirota bacterium includes the following:
- a CDS encoding response regulator transcription factor, which gives rise to MQGYRILIVEDEKKIADIVKAYLENERFKVAVAETGQRALKLLKDGVDLIILDLMLPDMPGEDICQAIREDSEIPIIMLTAKSEEEERIKGLGIGADDYVVKPFSPRELVARVKALLRRSKGIKKKISFNNNNLIIDESRFEVIKNGSIVVFTPTEFKLLLNLAERPGQVFTRVQLVNAILGYDFEGYDRTVDAHIKNIRHKIEDDPRNPVYIKTVYGVGYRFIGLPDED